From one Synechocystis sp. PCC 6803 substr. PCC-P genomic stretch:
- a CDS encoding RidA family protein encodes MTMKIIQTAQAPAPVGPYNQAIAANGFLFTAGQIALDPQTMTIMGEGNVEVQAKQVLTNLGAVLQEAGCGWENVVKTTVFLKDMNDFAAVNAIYGQYFDEATAPARSCVEVARLPKDVLVEIDCVAVLPT; translated from the coding sequence ATGACCATGAAAATTATTCAAACTGCCCAAGCTCCTGCCCCTGTTGGCCCCTATAACCAGGCGATCGCCGCCAATGGTTTCCTCTTTACGGCTGGCCAAATTGCCCTCGACCCCCAAACCATGACCATTATGGGAGAGGGGAACGTGGAAGTCCAAGCAAAACAGGTATTGACTAATTTAGGGGCGGTGCTCCAGGAAGCGGGCTGTGGTTGGGAAAATGTGGTTAAAACTACGGTATTTCTCAAAGATATGAACGATTTCGCCGCAGTTAATGCCATCTATGGCCAATATTTTGACGAGGCTACGGCTCCGGCCCGTAGTTGTGTGGAAGTGGCCCGCCTACCCAAAGATGTGTTAGTAGAAATCGATTGTGTCGCTGTGTTACCAACCTAG
- the gdhA gene encoding NADP-specific glutamate dehydrogenase, with the protein MAGSLFADASKRLEKALKYVAISDDAGERLKYPKTSLSVSIPVRMDDGSLKIFPGYRVRYDDTRGPGKGGVRYHPNVTMDEVQSLAFWMTFKCALLNLPFGGAKGGITLNPKELSRAELERLSRGYIEAIADFIGPDIDILAPDVYTNEMMMGWMMDQYSIIRRKISPAVVTGKPVTMGGSQGRNTATGTGAFYIMQGMLPKFDQYPENTTVAVQGFGNAGMVVAECLYQDGYKVVAISDSQGGIYNEQGIDIPAVIDYKQRHRTLAGMYCDQAICDLGENQQISNAELLALDVDVLIPAALENQITRDNADQVRARYIFEVANGPTTTAADDILASKGIYVFPDILVNAGGVTVSYFEWVQNRSGLYWSAKEVNDRLKEKMVEEAEHVWNITQELDVNVRTAAYIHALNRLSEAMDAKGTRDYYQDS; encoded by the coding sequence ATGGCTGGATCACTGTTTGCCGATGCCAGTAAAAGATTAGAAAAAGCCCTGAAATATGTGGCCATTTCCGACGATGCCGGGGAAAGGCTGAAATATCCCAAAACCAGTCTCAGTGTTTCCATTCCGGTGCGGATGGACGATGGCTCTTTAAAAATCTTTCCCGGTTACCGAGTGCGCTACGACGACACCAGGGGGCCAGGCAAAGGGGGCGTGCGCTACCATCCCAACGTCACCATGGATGAGGTGCAATCCTTAGCCTTTTGGATGACCTTTAAATGTGCCCTGTTAAATTTGCCCTTCGGAGGAGCTAAGGGGGGCATCACCCTCAATCCCAAAGAACTCAGCCGAGCAGAATTGGAGCGTTTAAGTCGGGGTTACATCGAGGCGATCGCCGATTTTATTGGCCCGGACATCGACATTTTAGCCCCGGATGTTTACACCAATGAAATGATGATGGGCTGGATGATGGACCAATACAGCATCATTCGCCGCAAAATTAGTCCCGCTGTGGTCACCGGCAAACCCGTCACCATGGGGGGCAGTCAAGGTCGCAACACGGCCACCGGCACTGGAGCTTTTTACATCATGCAGGGCATGCTACCCAAGTTTGACCAATATCCCGAAAATACCACCGTTGCTGTCCAGGGTTTCGGTAATGCGGGTATGGTGGTAGCCGAATGTTTATACCAAGATGGCTACAAAGTGGTGGCCATCAGTGATTCCCAGGGGGGCATTTATAACGAACAAGGCATCGATATTCCCGCTGTGATTGATTACAAACAACGGCATCGCACTTTAGCGGGTATGTACTGTGACCAAGCCATCTGCGATTTAGGGGAAAATCAACAAATCAGTAATGCCGAGTTACTAGCTCTGGACGTGGACGTGCTCATTCCCGCCGCCTTGGAAAATCAAATTACCCGCGACAATGCAGACCAAGTCAGAGCTCGCTACATTTTTGAAGTTGCTAATGGGCCCACCACCACCGCCGCCGATGATATTTTGGCTAGCAAAGGTATCTATGTTTTCCCCGATATTTTGGTCAATGCTGGGGGGGTGACGGTGAGCTACTTTGAATGGGTACAGAACCGCAGTGGACTTTATTGGAGCGCCAAGGAAGTTAACGATCGCCTGAAGGAAAAAATGGTGGAGGAAGCGGAACATGTGTGGAACATTACCCAGGAATTGGATGTGAATGTGCGCACTGCAGCCTATATCCACGCCCTTAACCGCCTGAGCGAAGCTATGGATGCTAAGGGGACTAGGGATTATTACCAGGACAGCTAG
- the queF gene encoding preQ(1) synthase, producing the protein MTETTITTSDNVEKYGEREIRDAQLITFPNPRPGRRYDVHITLPEFTCKCPFSGYPDFATLYLTYCPDQKVVELKSIKLYINSYRDRHIPHEEVTNQILDDFVAVANPLYARLKADFNPRGNVHTVIEVEYHQEKAS; encoded by the coding sequence ATGACCGAAACTACCATTACCACCAGCGATAACGTCGAAAAGTATGGCGAGCGGGAAATTCGGGATGCCCAACTGATTACTTTCCCCAATCCCCGCCCCGGCCGTCGTTACGATGTCCATATCACCCTGCCGGAATTCACCTGTAAATGTCCTTTTTCCGGCTACCCGGATTTTGCCACCCTTTATCTGACCTATTGCCCTGACCAGAAGGTGGTGGAGCTAAAGTCTATCAAGCTTTACATCAATAGTTACCGCGATCGCCATATTCCCCATGAGGAAGTAACCAATCAGATTTTGGATGACTTTGTGGCGGTGGCCAATCCTTTGTACGCTAGACTAAAAGCTGATTTTAATCCCCGGGGGAATGTTCATACGGTGATTGAAGTGGAATATCATCAGGAAAAAGCTAGTTAA
- a CDS encoding lysylphosphatidylglycerol synthase domain-containing protein yields the protein MTAWQKIQKIAPAAIGACLFVLSIGAINSELHHYGWQNVLASFQGIVKTRLAGAFALMLINYIILTGYDTLAMFYLGQSLPLTKTSFVGFVSYAISNSVGLALLSGSAIRYRLYQSWQVSAPIIAQAIAFCNLSFWVGLLTVGGITFVVDPLQLPAFLHLPFLSVHPIGFTFLAIIGIYLLITGNLIKPFKIGQWQTPKIPFAVSLAQIGLTAVDWILASGILYVLLPGHHHLSFPGFFGIYLLAQVAGIISNVPGGLGVFETVVLFLLTPKYSSVQVLGALLAYRVIYYWIPLGSASLSLGAFELLQHRRERRQKSGSESE from the coding sequence ATGACCGCCTGGCAAAAGATACAAAAAATTGCGCCGGCGGCGATCGGGGCTTGCTTGTTCGTGCTTTCCATTGGGGCCATCAACTCAGAATTACACCACTACGGTTGGCAAAATGTTTTAGCCAGTTTTCAGGGCATTGTCAAAACCCGTTTAGCCGGAGCCTTTGCGCTCATGCTGATCAACTACATAATTTTGACTGGCTACGATACTCTGGCCATGTTTTACCTGGGGCAATCTCTACCCCTGACGAAAACTAGCTTTGTCGGCTTTGTCAGTTACGCCATTAGTAACAGTGTCGGCTTGGCCTTGCTCAGTGGCAGTGCCATCCGGTACCGTCTCTATCAATCCTGGCAGGTTTCTGCCCCCATCATTGCCCAGGCGATCGCCTTTTGTAACCTGAGTTTTTGGGTGGGTTTATTAACGGTGGGGGGCATAACTTTTGTGGTGGATCCCCTACAGTTGCCCGCCTTTCTCCATTTACCGTTTCTTTCTGTCCATCCCATTGGCTTTACTTTCCTTGCCATCATTGGGATTTATTTGTTGATAACGGGCAATTTAATTAAGCCATTCAAAATCGGCCAATGGCAAACTCCCAAAATTCCCTTTGCCGTATCCTTAGCTCAAATTGGTTTGACGGCGGTGGATTGGATTTTAGCCTCTGGTATTTTATACGTGCTATTACCTGGGCACCATCACCTTAGTTTTCCCGGCTTTTTTGGCATTTATCTGCTGGCGCAGGTGGCGGGCATTATCAGTAATGTGCCGGGGGGACTGGGGGTATTTGAAACGGTGGTGTTATTTTTGCTGACTCCTAAATATTCCTCGGTGCAAGTGCTGGGGGCATTGTTGGCATACCGAGTGATTTATTACTGGATTCCCTTGGGCAGTGCGAGCCTCAGCTTGGGGGCATTTGAGCTTTTACAACATCGACGGGAACGACGGCAAAAATCAGGCTCTGAGTCTGAGTAG
- a CDS encoding ferredoxin produces the protein MVIADLNFPPDHRSGLEPELGGDWRNFDDRSGLEPELGGELRERGVYVDEVTCIGCKNCAHVAPNTFTIEQEHGRSRAFSQNGDDEAVIQEAIDTCPVDCIHWVPYDELKHLEEKRKHQQIRPLGYPQINPHL, from the coding sequence ATGGTGATAGCTGATCTAAATTTTCCTCCCGATCACCGTTCTGGACTGGAACCGGAGTTGGGGGGAGATTGGCGTAATTTCGATGACCGTTCTGGTTTAGAGCCGGAATTGGGCGGAGAGTTACGGGAAAGGGGAGTCTATGTGGATGAAGTGACCTGCATTGGTTGCAAAAACTGTGCCCACGTGGCTCCCAATACTTTCACCATTGAGCAGGAGCATGGCCGCTCCCGGGCCTTTAGCCAAAATGGGGACGATGAAGCGGTTATCCAAGAGGCGATCGATACCTGTCCGGTGGACTGTATCCATTGGGTGCCCTACGACGAGCTGAAACATTTGGAAGAAAAAAGGAAGCATCAACAAATTCGTCCCCTGGGTTACCCGCAAATCAATCCCCATTTGTAA
- a CDS encoding DUF1257 domain-containing protein, translated as MSHFSNIKTKIRNLDVLKTTLTNLGLDWKEGPATVRGYQGLTAKAAVVIEQSNDYDLGFSWNGQEYELVTDLQYWQQPLSVEGFLQKITQGYALETVLNESAKQGFAVTEQQKNEDGSVRLVVQRWSA; from the coding sequence ATGTCTCACTTTAGCAATATCAAAACCAAGATTCGTAACCTTGATGTGTTGAAAACCACCCTCACCAACTTGGGTCTGGATTGGAAAGAAGGGCCGGCCACCGTGCGGGGCTACCAGGGTTTGACCGCCAAAGCCGCAGTGGTGATTGAACAGAGCAATGATTACGACCTAGGTTTTAGCTGGAATGGTCAGGAATATGAGTTGGTGACAGATTTACAGTACTGGCAACAGCCCCTTTCGGTGGAAGGATTTCTGCAAAAAATCACCCAGGGTTACGCTCTGGAAACCGTACTTAATGAATCGGCCAAACAAGGTTTTGCGGTGACGGAACAACAAAAAAATGAAGACGGCTCAGTGCGGTTGGTGGTGCAACGCTGGAGTGCCTGA
- a CDS encoding DUF2997 domain-containing protein: MGGLTVNLETLEFVIYPDGRVKETVTGIVGRSCQEVTAAIEAELGVVLTQQTTSEFFAQTSPLNQSVQQSQTLSSWPGGS; this comes from the coding sequence ATGGGAGGATTGACCGTGAATCTAGAAACTCTGGAATTCGTCATTTACCCCGACGGCCGGGTGAAGGAAACGGTAACCGGCATTGTGGGTCGCTCTTGTCAGGAAGTGACCGCGGCGATCGAGGCCGAACTAGGGGTAGTGCTTACCCAGCAGACTACTTCGGAGTTTTTTGCCCAAACCAGTCCGTTGAACCAATCAGTTCAGCAATCCCAGACTCTTTCTAGCTGGCCTGGGGGAAGTTAA
- the pdxA gene encoding 4-hydroxythreonine-4-phosphate dehydrogenase PdxA: MDCMSLPRLILTLGDPAGIGPEVVLKALAEPGLASICQLTAIGSRSVLDQTRRQLLAQNPGLNLADPETINLLEVDLSYLGKITVGQGDAVSGAISFAYLNEAITRTLAGEFDAIVTAPIAKSAWQAAGHNYPGQTEVLAHRAGVESFAMAFVGRSPFTGWTLRTLLATTHIPLKEVPQALTPQLMTAKLELLLTCLAQDFGISNPSVAIAGLNPHSGEEGKLGSEEQDWLIPWLEQARKKYPQAQLIGPIPPDTMWVGPGKAWLTDGQTTVSDAYLALYHDQGLIPVKLLAFDQAINTTIGLPFVRTSPDHGTAFDIAGQGIARADSLIAAIKLAAELVEQRCRPRAQ; encoded by the coding sequence ATGGATTGTATGAGTTTGCCCCGTTTAATTTTGACCCTGGGTGATCCGGCAGGCATTGGTCCTGAGGTGGTGCTCAAAGCTTTGGCTGAACCTGGGTTAGCTTCAATTTGTCAGTTAACGGCGATCGGTTCCCGTTCTGTGTTGGATCAGACCCGTAGACAATTGTTGGCCCAAAATCCGGGTTTAAATCTAGCAGATCCGGAAACAATTAATTTGCTAGAAGTGGACCTCTCATATCTGGGAAAAATCACTGTTGGTCAGGGAGATGCGGTTAGTGGCGCCATTAGTTTTGCCTATTTAAATGAAGCTATTACCAGAACTTTGGCCGGGGAATTTGATGCCATTGTCACTGCCCCGATCGCCAAATCCGCTTGGCAAGCCGCTGGCCATAATTACCCAGGGCAGACGGAAGTTTTGGCCCATCGGGCTGGGGTGGAAAGCTTTGCCATGGCATTTGTGGGGCGATCGCCTTTTACTGGTTGGACTTTACGCACGTTGCTAGCCACCACCCATATTCCGCTCAAAGAGGTGCCCCAGGCTTTAACCCCTCAATTAATGACTGCAAAATTGGAATTACTGCTAACTTGCCTGGCCCAGGATTTTGGCATCAGTAATCCTTCCGTGGCGATCGCCGGTTTGAATCCCCACAGCGGCGAAGAAGGAAAATTAGGCAGCGAAGAACAGGATTGGTTAATTCCTTGGTTGGAGCAAGCTAGAAAAAAATATCCCCAGGCCCAACTAATTGGCCCCATTCCTCCGGATACCATGTGGGTCGGCCCTGGCAAAGCTTGGTTAACCGATGGCCAAACGACCGTATCCGACGCTTACCTGGCTTTGTACCATGACCAAGGCTTAATTCCCGTTAAACTGCTGGCATTTGATCAGGCTATTAATACCACTATTGGTTTACCCTTTGTCCGCACTTCCCCCGACCACGGCACCGCCTTTGACATTGCGGGGCAAGGCATTGCCAGGGCAGATAGTCTCATTGCCGCCATTAAACTGGCCGCCGAGTTGGTGGAGCAAAGATGTCGCCCACGGGCACAGTAG
- a CDS encoding PetM family cytochrome b6-f complex subunit 7, producing the protein MTAESMLANGAFIMIGLTLLGLAWGFVIIKLQGSEE; encoded by the coding sequence ATGACCGCTGAAAGCATGTTGGCCAATGGCGCTTTTATCATGATTGGCTTGACCTTGTTAGGACTAGCCTGGGGCTTTGTCATTATCAAACTCCAAGGTAGCGAAGAATAA
- the tgt gene encoding tRNA guanosine(34) transglycosylase Tgt, which produces MPLPSVNFTYQCQARCSHSQARAGIFQTPHGPVETPRFMPVGTLATVKGITPAQLADTQAQMVLANTYHLHLQPGEKIIAAAGGVHKFMGWSGPMLTDSGGFQVFSLSQLRTIGEQGVLFRSPRDGRLIDMTPENSIRIQNALGADVIMAFDECPPGQGDRLMVEQATARTYRWLERCIEAHQRPGDQALFGIVQGGTYLDLRSQAAEQLIALDLPGYAIGGVSVGEAPALIDKVVQHTAPLLPAHKPRYLMGVGTYREMARAIFAGIDLFDCVIPTRFGRHGTALVQGERWNLKNATFREDHRPLDETCPCYTCQTFSRAYLNHLIRSREMLGYILLSLHNITELIRFTQSIRQAILNDTFTQDFAHWLTPPE; this is translated from the coding sequence GTGCCATTGCCTAGTGTGAATTTTACTTATCAGTGCCAAGCCCGGTGTTCCCATAGCCAAGCCCGGGCTGGAATTTTTCAGACTCCCCATGGGCCGGTGGAAACTCCCCGTTTTATGCCCGTGGGTACTTTGGCAACGGTTAAGGGCATTACCCCCGCCCAGCTAGCGGACACCCAAGCCCAAATGGTGCTAGCCAATACCTACCATCTCCATCTCCAACCAGGGGAAAAGATTATTGCTGCCGCTGGGGGAGTACACAAGTTTATGGGCTGGTCGGGGCCGATGTTGACAGATTCTGGTGGGTTTCAGGTTTTTAGTCTCAGTCAATTACGCACCATTGGTGAACAGGGGGTCCTATTTCGATCGCCGAGGGATGGCCGCTTGATTGATATGACTCCAGAAAATTCCATTCGCATCCAAAATGCGTTGGGGGCTGATGTGATTATGGCCTTTGATGAATGTCCTCCCGGCCAAGGCGATCGCCTGATGGTGGAACAAGCCACCGCCCGCACCTATCGCTGGCTAGAAAGGTGTATCGAAGCCCACCAAAGACCGGGTGATCAAGCTCTGTTCGGCATCGTCCAAGGGGGCACTTACCTAGATTTGCGTTCCCAAGCGGCAGAACAACTCATTGCCCTAGACTTGCCCGGTTACGCCATTGGCGGAGTAAGTGTGGGGGAAGCACCAGCGCTGATTGATAAAGTGGTACAACACACGGCCCCATTATTACCAGCCCATAAACCCCGTTACTTGATGGGGGTCGGCACCTATCGGGAAATGGCCAGGGCAATTTTTGCGGGTATTGATTTGTTCGATTGTGTCATACCCACCCGTTTTGGTCGCCACGGCACAGCATTGGTACAGGGAGAACGGTGGAATTTAAAAAACGCCACTTTCCGGGAAGATCATCGCCCCTTGGATGAAACTTGTCCTTGCTATACCTGCCAAACTTTCTCCCGTGCTTATTTAAACCATTTAATCCGCTCCAGGGAAATGTTGGGTTACATTTTGCTTTCTTTGCACAATATTACGGAATTAATCCGTTTCACCCAAAGCATTCGCCAAGCAATTTTAAATGATACTTTCACCCAAGATTTTGCCCATTGGCTAACTCCACCGGAGTAA
- a CDS encoding NAD(P)/FAD-dependent oxidoreductase, whose amino-acid sequence MNYATTPTAFVESKLNSMPGDALGYLRRLDQRWQALCQGDLPPIAEVAQKVNTNLGEADFDAVICGGTLGILLAASLQIRGWQVVVIERGKLQGRAQEWNISRQELQTFVELELLTSEELETAIASEYNPGRIAFHGGQEFWIKNVLNVGIDPIYLLEKLKQKFLQAGGKLLEHSAFQKAIIHSDGVAISYQHDGENQVERKLTSRLLIDAMGHGSPLVNQARQGEIPDGVCLVVGSCAQGYSDNETGDLIATTTGITNHCQYFWEAFPARDGRTTYLFTYVDVHPERISLEFFFQEYFRLLPEYQKINLDQLQWQRFLSGFFPAYKSSPLHFSWGRVLAVGDSAGSQSPVSFGGFGAMVRHLKRLTNAIGEALAGDYLAAEDLALLQPYQPNIGVTWLFQQTMGVKVGQTADPEQINRLMNAVFAVMDRQGQEVMEPFLQDVIQWSGLTQTLPRVNPLIVLPLLPQIGLPALMEWLGHYANLAGYSLTYPLAKNLLFTNPSFEQKRRLEAWYYGSGYDFHH is encoded by the coding sequence ATGAACTATGCAACTACACCCACAGCTTTTGTGGAATCTAAACTGAATTCTATGCCAGGAGATGCCCTGGGTTATCTACGGCGTTTAGATCAGCGTTGGCAAGCCCTATGTCAGGGAGATTTACCTCCCATTGCTGAAGTAGCTCAAAAAGTTAATACAAACTTGGGGGAAGCAGATTTTGACGCAGTAATTTGTGGTGGTACCCTGGGAATTTTATTGGCCGCTAGTTTGCAAATAAGGGGTTGGCAGGTAGTTGTCATTGAAAGGGGCAAATTACAAGGTCGTGCCCAGGAATGGAATATTTCCCGCCAAGAATTACAAACTTTTGTTGAGTTAGAACTGCTCACTTCAGAGGAATTAGAAACGGCGATCGCCAGCGAATATAATCCTGGCCGCATTGCTTTTCATGGTGGGCAAGAATTTTGGATTAAAAATGTTTTAAATGTAGGGATAGATCCAATTTACTTACTAGAAAAACTTAAGCAAAAGTTTCTGCAAGCTGGGGGTAAATTACTAGAGCATAGCGCTTTCCAAAAAGCAATTATTCACTCCGATGGAGTTGCAATTAGTTACCAACATGATGGAGAAAATCAAGTTGAAAGAAAGCTCACTAGCCGTTTACTCATTGATGCCATGGGGCACGGTTCTCCTTTGGTAAACCAAGCTCGACAGGGAGAAATACCTGATGGAGTTTGCCTAGTGGTTGGTAGTTGCGCCCAGGGTTATTCTGACAATGAAACTGGAGATTTAATTGCCACCACCACGGGAATTACCAATCATTGCCAATACTTTTGGGAAGCTTTTCCTGCTCGGGATGGCCGCACCACCTATCTGTTTACCTATGTGGATGTGCATCCAGAACGCATTAGTTTAGAATTCTTTTTTCAAGAATATTTTCGCCTATTGCCCGAATATCAAAAAATTAATTTAGACCAACTACAATGGCAACGGTTTTTATCTGGTTTTTTTCCTGCTTATAAATCCAGTCCTCTCCATTTTTCTTGGGGTAGAGTGTTAGCCGTAGGGGATAGTGCTGGTAGTCAATCCCCCGTTAGTTTTGGTGGCTTTGGAGCCATGGTTCGCCATCTCAAACGGTTAACCAATGCTATTGGGGAAGCCCTGGCAGGGGATTATTTGGCTGCGGAAGATTTGGCTCTTTTACAACCCTACCAACCTAATATTGGCGTTACTTGGTTATTTCAACAAACCATGGGAGTTAAAGTTGGCCAAACTGCAGATCCAGAGCAAATTAATCGCTTAATGAATGCGGTTTTTGCTGTTATGGATCGACAAGGACAAGAAGTCATGGAACCTTTTTTGCAAGATGTAATCCAATGGTCTGGCCTAACCCAAACTTTACCCAGGGTAAATCCACTCATAGTATTGCCTTTGTTACCACAAATTGGTCTACCCGCTTTAATGGAATGGTTGGGACATTATGCTAACTTAGCGGGCTATAGCTTAACCTACCCCCTAGCTAAAAATCTTCTATTCACTAACCCTAGCTTTGAGCAAAAACGTCGTCTAGAAGCTTGGTACTATGGATCTGGTTACGATTTCCACCATTGA
- a CDS encoding DUF3368 domain-containing protein: MIVVSDTSAIANLAIVDHLWLLQAIYESVIIPGTVANEITVATNSKISSILQLDWIQIHLLSPHGYELAEQLQRERGLDAGEAHSIALALDLQADELLMDERLGRREATRLGLSIVGILGVLLVAKRINLIPQVKPIIDNLINQAGFRVSSQLYENILIFAQEI, translated from the coding sequence ATGATTGTTGTTAGTGACACTTCTGCCATTGCTAATCTTGCTATTGTTGATCATCTTTGGTTATTACAGGCAATTTACGAAAGTGTAATCATTCCAGGCACTGTTGCCAATGAAATTACTGTCGCCACCAACTCAAAAATTTCATCAATTCTGCAATTAGATTGGATTCAAATTCACTTGCTTAGCCCCCATGGTTATGAATTGGCCGAACAACTACAAAGAGAACGGGGACTTGATGCTGGAGAAGCCCATTCCATAGCCCTAGCCCTTGATTTGCAGGCTGATGAGCTACTGATGGACGAGCGTTTGGGGAGAAGAGAGGCTACTCGCTTAGGATTATCAATAGTCGGAATTTTGGGAGTTTTGCTTGTTGCCAAACGAATAAATCTTATTCCACAAGTGAAACCCATTATTGATAATTTGATCAATCAAGCAGGATTTCGTGTTAGCTCTCAACTATACGAAAATATCCTAATTTTTGCTCAGGAAATTTAG
- a CDS encoding UPF0175 family protein — protein sequence MVDGRPMQITLNLPDRLNQIGEFDQNDWLREIAIALFEQEHISLARASKISSMEIMEFQKLLSDRGICIHYDVEELAQDIQHLQNRSWL from the coding sequence ATGGTTGATGGTCGTCCAATGCAAATCACCTTAAATCTACCGGATAGGTTAAATCAGATCGGAGAATTTGATCAAAATGATTGGCTCCGGGAAATTGCCATTGCCCTATTTGAACAAGAACACATTTCTCTGGCTAGGGCCAGTAAAATCTCCTCCATGGAAATTATGGAATTTCAAAAACTTCTATCAGATCGGGGAATTTGTATTCACTACGATGTGGAAGAATTAGCACAGGACATTCAGCACCTACAAAATCGCAGTTGGTTATGA
- the mraY gene encoding phospho-N-acetylmuramoyl-pentapeptide-transferase, translating into MANAKSSSLPSWKNPSGKTLLILLWALALALMALLSSWADMPWLSNGKLLIALGFTALVTALIGMAVVPMLVNLKASQVIQSDGPQSHLKKAGTPTMGGIFFVPVAVAIAVVGTQFNPDVIVVGLVTLGYMAIGWVDDWQILKYKSNKGLTPKQKLFLQVAIAVIFCTWLFFYGPTEITDIRIMQFVLPLGFLFWLVATFALVAESNATNLTDGVDGLAAGTGAIAFVGLGLLVAKENPALAFFCCAMAGGCIGFVHHNHNPARVFMGDTGSLALGGSLAAVGIMTGNLWGLLLISGIFLAESLSVIAQVGYYKATKGPDGVGKRLLKMAPIHHHLELSGWTETQIVGSFYLINTLLAIVAMATA; encoded by the coding sequence ATGGCCAACGCAAAATCTTCGTCCCTTCCCAGTTGGAAAAACCCCAGTGGCAAAACCTTACTAATCCTGCTCTGGGCATTGGCTTTAGCCCTGATGGCCCTGTTGAGTAGCTGGGCGGATATGCCATGGTTGAGCAATGGAAAATTACTGATTGCCCTTGGTTTTACGGCCTTGGTTACAGCTCTCATTGGTATGGCGGTGGTACCAATGCTAGTAAACCTGAAAGCTAGTCAGGTGATTCAGTCCGACGGACCCCAAAGTCATTTGAAAAAGGCCGGGACTCCTACCATGGGGGGGATTTTCTTTGTGCCGGTGGCGGTGGCGATCGCCGTGGTGGGAACCCAGTTTAATCCCGATGTCATAGTGGTGGGTTTGGTGACTTTGGGCTATATGGCGATCGGTTGGGTGGATGACTGGCAGATTTTAAAATACAAATCCAATAAGGGTTTAACCCCGAAACAAAAATTATTTTTGCAGGTGGCGATCGCCGTTATTTTTTGCACTTGGCTATTTTTTTATGGGCCAACGGAAATTACGGACATTCGCATTATGCAATTTGTCTTACCCCTGGGTTTCCTTTTTTGGTTAGTGGCTACCTTTGCCCTAGTGGCGGAAAGTAATGCGACCAATCTGACCGATGGAGTGGATGGTTTGGCGGCCGGAACTGGGGCGATCGCCTTTGTGGGGTTGGGTTTACTGGTGGCGAAAGAAAATCCAGCACTAGCCTTTTTCTGCTGTGCCATGGCCGGTGGCTGTATTGGTTTTGTACACCATAACCACAATCCTGCCCGGGTATTCATGGGGGATACGGGTTCTTTAGCCCTAGGGGGGAGTTTGGCAGCGGTGGGCATTATGACCGGCAACCTCTGGGGACTGCTGTTGATCAGCGGCATTTTTCTGGCAGAATCCCTCTCCGTCATCGCCCAAGTGGGTTACTACAAAGCCACCAAAGGCCCTGATGGCGTCGGCAAAAGGTTGTTAAAAATGGCTCCAATTCACCACCATTTAGAATTAAGTGGCTGGACCGAAACCCAAATTGTGGGCTCTTTTTACCTCATCAATACCCTCTTGGCGATCGTGGCTATGGCAACAGCATAA